Part of the Limihaloglobus sulfuriphilus genome is shown below.
TGCCCGGGTTCCGTTATTTACAAAACAGTACTTCCCCGAGGCCTGGAAATCGGTATTTATAATCGCACCGGTTGAGATATCTGAGATGACACCCTCTTCCCAGTTCCCGGTATCACTCCAGAGATGAGAGCCGCCCGCATCATCAAAATTATAAAAGGTCAGACCAAATGCGCTGCAGGCACAGAGAATACTTAAAAGTAGAAATTGTGTTGTTTTATTCATGTATGTGATTTTGGTTAAGTTATCAGACTGTTCTTCTAACAACGAGTTCGCCGCCGTCAATCAACTCATGGTAAGGGCCGGACTGGGGATTTTCAATAAGCTGGAGGATTATCTCTGCCGACCTGCGGCCAATCTCCTGCAAAGGTTCACGAATTGTTGTCAAACCCGCTCCATGGTCTCCGCTGAGGGGTAAATCGCACATTCCGATTACCGCTACATCGTCTGGAACTTTAATACCTATATTTGAAAGTGCGCTTATCAGCGGATATGCAAGAGAATCATTGAGAGCGAAAAACGCATCAGGAGCATTTTTCTTGTTACTGAACATTGCTTCAATTTTTTCTATGTTAAACTTGGGACAGACAAGCCCATCTGCTATAAACAGGTAATCTTCATTTTTTGCTAAACCGGCTCTACCCAGAACTTCCGTATATGTCTGATATCGGCTGATATGGCTTGCCGTCATCACCTTGTTGCCTACAAAGCCGATTCGCCGCCGCCCCTTATCAATAAGGTACTCAACGGCTTTTCTCGCGGCGGGCTTGCAGTTCCAGACAACAGAGTTGGCCTCTGGGAACTGCTCCAGTGAATCACCCACAAAAACAAAGGGCACTTGATTTTTTAGGATATCTAAATAAAGCTCCTTGTGCCCGGGTACGGGCTGACATAGAATCCCGTCGTCTTTTCTGCTTATGGCCTGCTCTATTTCTTTTTTTTCAAATTCATACTCATAATTGTGAGTGCCGATCAAAGGCAGATAATCAGACCCGCTCAAAACCGGCCCCGCCCCCTCCATTATGTCCTGGGCCCAGTCGTTGCGAAGATCTGAAAACAGCACGCAAACAACGTTGCTTCTCTGTCTGCAAAGCTGCCTTGCCCAGCGGTTAGGGTGATAATTTAGCTCTTTTGCGAGCTTAATAACCCGCTCCGCGGTCGCGTCAGCTACGCCGGCCTTTTTCGCACGGCCGTTCATAACCAGCGAGACTGTCGCTTTAGAGACATTGAGCTGCTCTGCGATTGCCGCGATTCCTGTCGATTGTGTTTTTTTCTTAGCCATTTATTGTTCAATTAGTCATAATGTATGACTTTATTATACCATAATCTGTATTTATCTCAAAATATTACAATAATTGATTTTGAAGATTAACCTTACAAACCTTCCGCATCAGTTATTTCAACGCTGGAATCAACAATTTTATTCAATGCCTCAATTGGCGCATCTTTTGAACGGATGCTTTCCCAGTTAAATATGCAGAGGAATTTACATTTATCATCCGCAAGCGTATTATTGAGGGCAGAAACCCAGTTTTCAACAGTCCAGGGCTTACTCACCAAAAGCCATTCAACCGCCGCCCAATAGGGAGCGTCTGACTTTTTAAGGTTGCCAACTACAGCTTCGTCCTTCATTGGGTCTTCAGCGTTTTTATAAAAGCTCCAGCCGGGACATGAATACTCATTCACAGCCGCGTCATACATAAGCTCACCTTCTTTCCAGCCCACACCATGGGTAAAGAGCTTATGCCGCGGCATACCTGCGGCCGCCGCTTCTTTAGATAAAAATGTCAGGTACCTTCTTGCTGCTTCGTAGAGGTCTTTTTCGGTTATATCGCCTTCGGTCCTGATACCTGCGGTCTTGATGGCGGCATAACCTATCTGGGTCACGCCGCGGCTCAGAACATCCTCGGTGACCAATCCGCTTGAAGGGTCATTACTTTCGGGCTGATCCAGCAGCTCGTTGCCGTTTGGGTAGTACCAGCTGTTCGCGCCGAGGGATGTTTCATGTCCAACCTTAACACCGACAAAGAGATCCTTCTGAGAGTCGGGCAGCTGACCGTACCAATCCAGTATAACCGGTATAATCTTGCGTATGCTCTCGCGGTTGGCTTCAAGAAACTCCGGACTCATCAGATTCGGCGCGGGAAGCACCCTAAGCTGTCTGCCCCAGTTTCTCCATGATATCTTTATCGCATAATCACTGTCCCACCATGTCCACTCAACATTTTTGCGGTTTTCGGGATCATATCCCGGCAGAGAATCATCCCACCAGTTCCAGAGATCGGGGCGTGCGTCCCACCAATGCTCTCCGTCAAGGTGTATCATGACAGGAGTATCAGTCTTCTGAGCTGATTCGAGAAAATTTCTAAGCGAAGCTAAAACCGTCTCTTGTGAGGTTCTCAGATAAGAAAAAATGTATCCAAGCCCCACCTTGATGCGTGAGTTATCGTTTTTGGGAAATGACGACATAACCTCGCGGAATATTTCAGGATTTATACTTTCCGGGCTCCCCTGGTAACTGCCCTCATCGGGGGCCCTCATAAGAAAAATATATTGAGTATCATCTTCCTGGTTTGCGGCTTTCATACCAAAACAAAAGCCCGAAAAGATTGAAATGATCAATAGCAAGTGAGTGCTGCGAGTGGTTATTTTCATGCTGTTTAGCCCTTTGAATGTCCTTGTGAATAATATTTGCGTAGAAAATTCCTGAGAACCTTTGCCTTCTCGGGATACTCTTTTATCCGATCGTCTTTTTCGTACGGGTCGGTCCTCAGGTTGAAAAGCTGACCTTCGGTATCCTCGTCGGGAGTAGGATGGTTTCCGGGCACAAATTCACCGTCGCCGCTGCCGTGTATATATTTCCAGTCGCCGCGGATGATTGCGAACATACCGCCGCGGCTGTGAAGCACTATACCTCTGTCCCTGTGAAGATTTTCCTCTCCAAAGAAAGCCGGAAGTATATTGCAGCTGTCCGGGCCGGCATATTCA
Proteins encoded:
- a CDS encoding LacI family DNA-binding transcriptional regulator gives rise to the protein MAKKKTQSTGIAAIAEQLNVSKATVSLVMNGRAKKAGVADATAERVIKLAKELNYHPNRWARQLCRQRSNVVCVLFSDLRNDWAQDIMEGAGPVLSGSDYLPLIGTHNYEYEFEKKEIEQAISRKDDGILCQPVPGHKELYLDILKNQVPFVFVGDSLEQFPEANSVVWNCKPAARKAVEYLIDKGRRRIGFVGNKVMTASHISRYQTYTEVLGRAGLAKNEDYLFIADGLVCPKFNIEKIEAMFSNKKNAPDAFFALNDSLAYPLISALSNIGIKVPDDVAVIGMCDLPLSGDHGAGLTTIREPLQEIGRRSAEIILQLIENPQSGPYHELIDGGELVVRRTV